The following nucleotide sequence is from Pseudomonas putida S13.1.2.
CGATGGCTCACTCCAGCTCGCAAGCCAAAAAAGCGACCGCCAGTGGATGGATAGGCTCGGCACTCGAGTACTACGACTTCTTCATCTACGCCCAGGCCGCTGCACTGATCTTCCCGCAGATCTTCTTCCCCAATACCGACCCGAAGATGGCCATCATCGCCTCGTTGGCCACTTACGGCGTGGGCTATCTGGCGCGTCCGGTCGGTGCCTTCGTGCTGGGCCACTGGGGTGACACCCGCGGGCGCAAGAACGTACTGCTGCTGTGCATGTTCCTGATGGGCCTGTCGACCATGGCGGTAGGCCTGCTGCCCACCTACCACGACATCGGCTACCTCGCGCCAGCCTTGCTGGTGGTGCTGCGCCTGATCCAGGGCTTTGCCGTGGCCGGGGAAATCTCCGGGGCCAGTTCCATGATCATGGAGCACGCGCCGTTCGGTCGAAGAGGCTACTACGCCAGTTTCACCCTGCAAGGCGTGCAGGCTGGCCAAGTGCTGGCGGCGGCAGTGTTCCTGCCACTGGCTTACTTCATGCCCAGCGAAGCCTTCACCGAATGGGGCTGGCGCATTCCGTTCCTGATGAGCGCCATCGTGCTGATCGCAGGCTTCATCATCCGCAAGGAAGTGCATGAAACCCCGGCATTCGTGAAGGAAGAGAAGCAGGACAAGGTTGCCAAGTCGCCCATCAGCGAAGCCTTCCGTCACAGCTGGAAGCACATGGTGCTGGTGATGTTCATGGCCCTGATGAACGTGATCCCGGTGGTGGCCACCATCTTCGGCGCAGCCTACGCGGTGCAGCCTGCCTATGGCATCGGCTTCGACAAGAGCGTGTACCTGTGGATCCCGGTGGTCGGCAATATCGTCGCGGTGCTGGTGATCCCGTTTATCGGCAACCTGTCGGACAAGATCGGCCGCCGCCCGACCATGATCGCCGGCTGCCTGGGCTCTGGCCTGCTGGCCTTCGTTTACCTGTATGCGATCAGCATCCAGAACGTGCCAATGGCATTCGCCGCCTCGATCGTGATGTGGGGCATGGTCTACCAAGGTTACAACGCGGTGTTCCCAAGCTTCTACCCAGAGCTGTTCCACACCCGCTACCGTGTTTCGGCCATGGCCATCGCGCAAAACATCGGCACCATGCTGACTGCCATGCTGCCAGCGCTGTTTGCCCTGGTTGCACCACCTGGCTCGGACAACATCCCGCTGGTGGTCGGTAGCCTGGCGTTCTTCATCACTTGCGTGTGCGCCCTGGCGGCCTACATTGCCCCGGAAACCCACCGCCTGGCGATGGAAGACCTGGGTAACCCGGATGCCAAGCCGATGGAAAAGGCAGCGTATGAAGCTAGCCGTAAAGGTAGCTTTCAGGCCGTGAGCCACTGATAGATTGCAGGGGGCTGCTTTGCAGCCCTTTCGCGGCACAAGGCCGCTCCCACAGGTGGGATCGCATCAGCCCAGGCTTGCGCGTTCCCCTGTAGGAGCGGCCTTGTGCCGCGAATGGGCCGCAAAGCGGCCCCGGCAAATTCAGCCTGCAACCACTTCCTGCAGCCTCTGCCAAAGCTTCTCGACATGCTCCCGCTCAGTCGGCAGCGCACCAACCGACACCCGTACCATCCACCGCCCGTCCAGCGTCGCTGGCGTCACATACGCATCCCCGGACGCATTCAGCCGCTCGGCCCATCCCTTGGTATGCGCATCCAGCGCCTCCCCTTCCAGCCCCGCCGGCCGATGGCGAATGCACAAGGTCTGCAGTTGCACCGGCGCCAACACCTCCCACTGCGCCGCCGCCCCGACCTGTTCCGCCAGCCACCGGGCATTGTCCAGGTCACGCCGCAACCGCGCCTGCAATGCTTCGACACCCTCGCTGCGCAACATGAACCACAGCTTCAACGCACGGAACCGGCGGCCCAGCGGGATACCCCAGTCACGCAGGTTTTTCACCTCGCCATCCACTGCCGATTGCAGATAACTTGGGTTGGTGCTCATCACCCGGATCAGGTGCTGCGGATCACGCACGTAGTAGATGGAGCAGTCGAAGGCCACACCCAACCACTTGTGTGCATTGACCACTACCGAATCGGCCAGCTCGATGCCGTCCCACATCCAGCGGCACTCGGGCAGGATCATCGCCGAACCGGCCATGGCCGAATCCACATGCAGCCACAGGCCATGGGCCTGGGCGATCTCGCCAATCGGGCGCAGCGGGTCCAGCGCAGTGGTGGTCGTGGTGCCGGTGGTGGCCACCACGGCGCATGGCTGGTTGCCCGCTGCCAGGTCCTGCTCGATGGCTGCCTGCAGCGCCTGCGGGCGCAGGGCGTAGTGTTCGTCGGTGGGGATCAGGCGGATGTTGTCGCGACCAAAACCGGCCAGCAACGCGGCCTTGTCCACCGAGCTGTGGGCGTGGGCGCTGACGTAGACGATCAGGGGTTTGGCCTGGGCTTGCAAGCCACCGCGCACCAGTGCGTAGTCGCTGGCACGCTCACGGGCGCTGATCAGCGCCACCAGGGTGCTGGTAGAGGCCGTGTCCTGGATCACCCCACTCCATTGGCCCGACAGGCCGAGCAACTGGCGCAGCCAGTCGAGGGTGGTTTCTTCCAGTTCGCTCAGGGCCGGGCTGGACTGCCACGACAGGCCCAGCACACCCAGGCCGGTGCTGAGGAAGTCGCCAAGGACCGAGGACAGCGTACCGTTGG
It contains:
- a CDS encoding MFS transporter; the protein is MAHSSSQAKKATASGWIGSALEYYDFFIYAQAAALIFPQIFFPNTDPKMAIIASLATYGVGYLARPVGAFVLGHWGDTRGRKNVLLLCMFLMGLSTMAVGLLPTYHDIGYLAPALLVVLRLIQGFAVAGEISGASSMIMEHAPFGRRGYYASFTLQGVQAGQVLAAAVFLPLAYFMPSEAFTEWGWRIPFLMSAIVLIAGFIIRKEVHETPAFVKEEKQDKVAKSPISEAFRHSWKHMVLVMFMALMNVIPVVATIFGAAYAVQPAYGIGFDKSVYLWIPVVGNIVAVLVIPFIGNLSDKIGRRPTMIAGCLGSGLLAFVYLYAISIQNVPMAFAASIVMWGMVYQGYNAVFPSFYPELFHTRYRVSAMAIAQNIGTMLTAMLPALFALVAPPGSDNIPLVVGSLAFFITCVCALAAYIAPETHRLAMEDLGNPDAKPMEKAAYEASRKGSFQAVSH
- a CDS encoding DOPA decarboxylase translates to MTPEQFRQYGHQLIDLIADYRQTVGERPVMAQVEPGYLKAALPGTAPQQGEPFEAILDDVNQLVMPGLSHWQHPDFYGYFPSNGTLSSVLGDFLSTGLGVLGLSWQSSPALSELEETTLDWLRQLLGLSGQWSGVIQDTASTSTLVALISARERASDYALVRGGLQAQAKPLIVYVSAHAHSSVDKAALLAGFGRDNIRLIPTDEHYALRPQALQAAIEQDLAAGNQPCAVVATTGTTTTTALDPLRPIGEIAQAHGLWLHVDSAMAGSAMILPECRWMWDGIELADSVVVNAHKWLGVAFDCSIYYVRDPQHLIRVMSTNPSYLQSAVDGEVKNLRDWGIPLGRRFRALKLWFMLRSEGVEALQARLRRDLDNARWLAEQVGAAAQWEVLAPVQLQTLCIRHRPAGLEGEALDAHTKGWAERLNASGDAYVTPATLDGRWMVRVSVGALPTEREHVEKLWQRLQEVVAG